The Colletotrichum destructivum chromosome 7, complete sequence genome contains the following window.
gggcAACTTAGACGATGTCTTCAATTAGTTTACACCGCCTGGTTTAGGAAGGAGCATAGTCATATTTCCTAATCAACAAATAAACTCTGGTTGTGACATTGTTTTGAATGAAATCCCTCAACAGAGGTTCAGTTAATCGATGATAATGAAGTATGAACCCACCGGCACGTGCTCTACCAGAACAGATCACCAGTGGGAAAGTCGTCCATCAAATCCGACATGGCGAACGGAGCACTATTAATAGAGAAATCGTTGAAGTTCGGCGGGAGATAACTGATCAGATTAGAGAAGGCGTCGTCCATTCCCCCGGTGTGAGGAGGCAGATGTGTGGTCTGGCTCGCCCCGTTCTCGTCGATGAGAACGCCTGCACTCGAAGGTATCACTCCGACCTCACAGCTAATATCATCGCGCCCTACACCTGCCGAAATAATTATCATCGTGTCTTATATGGATGGTAGGGCCTCAAGGACTCACCTATTTGCAGGCTTTGAACCATAAAGACCAGAGTCGCCACAAACTTTGCACACTTTTCCACCGTGAAATTCTGAGTGTCCAGGCGCGCAATGCAGCTAATGGCGCTCTTGAGGATGTCTTCAAATCGAGCCGCCGTACCTACGTAGGCTTGATCAAAGGGACTGGAGAAATAGCTTTCTTCGATGAGTTTTATCGCAACGATTGTGAGGGAAGCGTTAAAGGCTGACAAAAACGCAAATAATTAGTTGTTGCTCTTTCAATTCGTGAATCGAGGACGACGCAATTGACTTACTAAAATAAAGACTGAACCACCATGCCCCGAGGAAGGAAAATTCTGGCTTTGCTTCGTTTGCCAGCTTGCAGGCTTCGACCAAACGAATGATTGCTTCGGCGGATCGAAGACACATCGTTTTGCTCAGATGCCAGGCTTGTTGTAGTGTAGCTGCCTCCTGTGAGGATTGGGGGCTTCCATCAAGAGACTGTAAACATCGATCCAGAATGGGTCGGTGTGACAAGATCTGAAGGTTGTGATGCCGTAGGGTCAAAATCACTCGAAGTCTTAGCAATGTCAACTTCGTTTCCAGGTTGGTCATCTCTCCCGGCTCAACTAGTTGCATCGACAGAGGCAAAGAGGCTTGCCAATCAGCCAACTGTTGTCCGATCCGAATAACAGTAGACACGGTGTTTGAAAGGGGTTTGGCTGAAATTGACCCGATATTACTCTCGTAGAGATCATCAATGACGGCTGCGGTGACTCTATAGAGGGTTCTAGCAAGCCGGTCGTCAGCGAATGTCAGCAACAGAGTGCCCAAGGTCGATGACAAACATGGTAGCGTTCCAGAACATCGTGCTCTCTTCCTCGCGGGACCATTCAGAAGGGTCTAAAGTTCTGGAGTACGAGATGAAATGTTTTGATAAGGGGGTTCGGATATAACGCTGCGGAATGATGGGGGGGCGGCCGAAAGTCATGCTTAATGTTCTGCAACACTTGTTAGAGAGAAGGTGAAGCTCAAACCGGGGTAGCAATTTGCATGGGTACAAACCTATCCAGAACAATGCATGCATACCAGGTCCGTATTCTTATCTCGCGTTCAAGTGGATCGAACCTTTGGAGGGCTAGTTCTGAGTGGAATCCCAACTCCAACGCAGCTTTAACGGCGAGCCCGTGGATGGCCCATGTCTGGACCGACCTCTGACTGCCTTGAAGGTATTGTGACATCAAGAGCATACCCTGAACTGTGCAATAATTAGTCTATAACACGCAACTCTCGGTTTGATCTATGCCGCTTAATGAGAAGCTTCCACACAGCCCAGAAAAGTGTTCACAGTACCTGCTTCAACGTTGGCCCCAGTCATCATCTCTGTCATTGACAGAGACTTGGCCCGACGGTAGTATACCTCTGATACGGCCTGCCTGTCTCTGAAACCGAGTCTCGCCGCGTTGGTGGTACTGGTAGCCAGTGCAAGAATCATGTTTAGTAACGCGAGCCATGAATATCTCGCATTCCGCATTCCGATAGATCTATAGTGCTTAAAAGTCTTCCAAAAACTCTCCTCGTGGATGTAAGGGAATAGAAGACCTGTGTCGCCAAAGAACTGACGGACCAAACGGGTGACTTCATCTTCGGGCGGCAGACGGCTTGCTTCCGAAGGCTTTTCTAGTCGTCTCGAATCGAACGAGTCGATGACCGGGGAACTTGACCTGGACACGGCAAGCATGTGTTTTTGGGCGTGTTGTCCCGGCGTGGAGGAAGTCACTCCTTGTCGTGCTCGTTGGGTCTTCAGCAGCAAGTGGTCGAGCGTGCGACGAAGGATTTTCGTGAAAGCGATATTAGACGAGGGTCCTGAGCAACACCACAATGATCAGCAAATGTTCGTAAGCGAAACAGGCTACTCAAAAACAGCACTTGAGTATGTTATCGTCATACCAAAATATGCCCAAGTCTCGCCACTGGTAAACTCGATGGTACCAACGCCATCTGTTGCGTCAGGGGTGATTCCAGCGAGGCTTCCTTCCTCTACATTCAACGACTCCTCCGGCTGAGTGCTTTCGGAGCGGTCTTCCGCGCGGCAAGGCCTGCTAGATGGGAATATAACATGTTGCTTTTCATCcggaaaagaggaagagagagggttGACTTGTTGTTTGAGCCGACTTATTTCTTTTTCGACGATTGCCAGGCGGTACTCTACTTGTTCGAGATATCTAGTCCCTCAAGTCAGACAACTCTAGTTGAAGATAGCATTGCAACAGAAAGAGACAAAAGGACAAAGAAACGTACTGTTTCGGTACCAACGCACCGTTTGCACCTGAATTGGCAGCGTAGACACAGTCTAATCCTTGCTCAACACAAGTGGAGCATTGCGGTCTCGCACCATCACACTGATTTCAATCCATTCACGTCAGCTTGCTGTTTGAGGTCTTCTAGCGTCGGCAACTCGGCAACTCGGCTGCCTGCCTGCTCCCGTCTGTCGAGGTGAGACATCCACACCCTACCAAGATCGAGACGGAGAATAAGCAGAAGTCCGATGGCCTGGTACTCACCCTTGACTTCCGAATTCGACATGAGCTGCACGCGATCGGGATGCGCTTCCGCTTCCGAGTTGTCGTGCCTGTTGATCCGGGAGTGTTGTTCTCCATTGGACAACTTCTTCTGCCTGTCTGCAGGTTATGCGGCACGATAGAACAGAGACTGGTAGCGGCGGGGATTtagagaggaagaagatcaAGTCCCCGGTGTAAGGTAGAAACGGGAGAGCGGGGAATTAGGAGATTAGATTAAAGTCCGTGAGTATTAATAGTGATTTCTGCCCAGGCCAGAGTGCGACGCCCCGACTACTGCTTCGGTAAAAGGCTTAACTCCCCGAAACGTCTGATCCCTTCAGCCAAGCTGTTGTTAAGGTTCGGAGGCCTTCTCTGAAGTTGTAACGGAATCAGAGGTCGGGAAATACTTGGGGACGCCTGTAAGCATGTTTATCAAGTCATAAAATCCATGTGAATCATGTCATTCTAAGAATCAACGACCCCTCAGTTACATACATCCTTATTTAGCCCCACGCCACAGCACAGTCGTCACTGAAAACAAGCCACCGTCATGTCCTCCACAACAGTCACCGAGACTTCCGAACATACCAAAGCGGTTGAAGATGAGACCTCGCAGATGTTGCGGGCTGCCGAGATCAGCCATACAAAGCCACTATGGAAACAGATGAGCAGACTCAACCCGGCTCTGCCCAACCCACGATGCATTCCACACCTCTGGAAGTACTCTGACATTCAGCCGACTCTCTTACAAGCGGGGCATCTTGTTACCGAGTCCCAGGCCGAGCGCCGGGTGTTAATGCTGGTGAATCCATCCCGAGGTGCGTCATGGCTACAGGAGCAGACATTTGAGATTGTTTCCTGACCACAAGAAACATCAGATGCCCCCTTCACCACTGACACCCTGTATGCCGGACTTCAGCTCGTGATGCCGAATGAGACGGCCAAGGCTCATCGGCACACTGCTTTTGCCATGCGCTTCATCATTGAAGGAAACGGAGGCTTCACTGCGGTCCATGGCAAGCGTATCGCGATGAACCGAGGAGATGTCATCCTCACTCCTACCTGGAACTGGCACGATCATGGGAAAGACGGATCCGGCCCGATGATCTGGCTCGATGGCTTAGACTTGCCCAACTTTACCCACTTTCCTGTGCACTTCGTCGAGCATTTCTCATCGCCACGGTATCCCGCAGACGATGTCGATACTTCTCAGTCACCCATCGTTTTCCCTTGGAGCCGAATGAAGGCATCGTTGGACTCCGAAGAGGGCCAATATGTTACACGAAGATACCTGCGCACCGATGGCTCTGAAGGTGAGTGCGCTTGAAGTTCTCTCCCATCCACTACATTGGCTGACACTAGCGCAACCTTTCAGTCAGCAAGGTACTGGGCGGATGTGCAGCCCGCTTGGATGCTGGTGCAACTTCGCCTCTAGTCCAGGAGACGGCATCGTCAGTATACCACGTGGTCGAAGGCTCTGGCCAGACACGGATTGGAGACAAGGTTTTAATCTGGAAGAAAGGAGATACCTTTTGCATCCCTTCGTGGTATTCCTACCAGCATTCTGCGGATGAAGGACTTGGGTCTCCAGTATACTTGTATTGTTTTGACGACACGCCAATGCTTAAGAGCTTGGGGTTCTATCGCTCCGCCGACATGGACGTCGAGACCCTTGTGTCGGCTTAGATTCGGAGACGGTTATTCGACGGTGAAGCTATTGAATGTCTCAAGTTTCTAGCAGTCACAGTCGATCACGAAATGGAAACAGTACATACCACACATGGATTTACGGACTCTTTTGCAATGTTCAATTTCCTCGCTGTCTCTTTAGACAAACAGCATTGACTGCTGGATCGTGAAAGCGGTGTACTTTTTTTTATAAGCTATCAGTTTGAGGATGTGGCACAATTGATTCGCTTCCAATCAAATCAGCTTATGGGATATACCTTCAATTACGCACTCAAATCACAGATAGGCAGACGTCTGAGGTTCCCACATTGTAGAAGGAATTCTTGCATTCTTGTACCTGAACCAACCATACCCATCCCGTCTACCAGAACCCCTCTGAGCTTACGCTAAGAATGATGTTTTCCGGATGATTGTGTCGCTAAAAAGATGAAGGGGAATGACCAGCAAGTACACACCCCATAGTATCCCGGCCATGGTACCAAACTGGGCAACAGGGCCTACCTGTGCCATCCAGCTCGTGGCCGCGTAAGAAACGCCAAATCCAACAGAGTTTTTTATCAGGTTCACCAGAACTCCAATCTGGCTTGCGCGTGGCGGCATGGTGTCGACTGCGTAGGTGAGCAAAATGTTGGCCGAGCAAGTCAACCCGGTGGCCACCATTCCATAACCGACGCTGACTTGTGCCCATTTGTCTGGAGACTGTAAACCATAGCCAATCACCAAACACCCAGCGGGGCTAATGAGGCCTCCAATGACCACGGCCGGGAGCCTTGAAGCTGGATCTGATATCCCGCCGTTACGTCGAGTAGCTCGGTTGAAAAGGTAATCGGCCAAGGCTCCGCCCACTGGAAGACCGACCAAGAGGCCGACCAGCGGCCCAACGCTGAGGAGTCCAATAGCGCGAGCGCCCCATAGGAACGGGGGTGGGCTGTAGACGACCGAGACCAGGATGGAGACAAGGACGGTCCAGCCGATCGTGAGCCCAAATATGAGGGTTGTAATCAGCACCTGTGGAGCGACAAGTAGCTGTATAGGGTGGATCACGCTAGATGCAGCAATTTTCCAATCCATATCGACGTATGCCATGGAAAAAGATCGGAGCCTCCACTGCTGGCCAAGCAATATGCGGCGGCTCGAGGCACCTGACCTCCCATGGGCGGTTTCAATTTCTGTGCAGGCTGGACTTGAAAGCTGTCCTTTCGGGTTGTCCTCGGCGATAGTATtgagctcgacctcgacctctcCAGATTCATCCACTCGCGTCTCCGGGAGCATGATGAGGGACCCGAAAAATGTGACAAAGATCATGGCCGACAAGATACGGAAGTACCATCGCCAGTCGCCAAGACCCTCGGCCACGACTCCCGCGACGATGGGACCAATTGCCGAGCCAGCGGCCAAGAGCCCAACATATACCACCATTGCGCTGGCAAGTTGCTGTTCCGGGAAGCTCTCGGCAACGAAGCTGGGGCccaaggcctcgacgagcccgccagcaaggccgccgaggatccGAGACGCTCTCAAGTCGGCGAACGTCGATGCTTCTGCAGACCACAAACAGAAGACGAAGAACAAAACAAGAGATGCGAGGATCGTGTATCTTTTACCGATGAGAGAAGCGGCGGGGAGAGCGAAGACGTTCTGCAGCATCATCTCAGTGAATGGTCTTAGACATCAAAGGAACCCCACTTCTACTCCTTTTTGAGGTCTTGCGAGGTCTAGAGAACTTACAGACAAGCCCAAAGTCAGGAGAACATAGGTTGAGAGCTGCGATGCCTCCTCTGAAGTGCAGTTAAGCTCTTGGATGATTCGGGAAAACAGAGGAGGCACTCCAGCAGCGAAGGCATTCCCAAGAAGGTTGTAGAAGCTGACATTGAGTAGGATCCAGATCCTCATCCACAATGGCCACGACTGTATTTTGGTCTTTTATCAGCGGTTGGGTCTCATGACAACAGCTTGAGAAGCTGAATAACCGGTATGGCAGCCAGCAGATTGGCAAAACTTACGACAACGGACGGTTCCATTGTTGGG
Protein-coding sequences here:
- a CDS encoding uncharacterized protein (Putative zn(2)Cys(6) fungal-type DNA-binding domain, transcription factor domain, fungi) produces the protein MENNTPGSTGTTTRKRKRIPIACSSCRIRKSRCDGARPQCSTCVEQGLDCVYAANSGANGALVPKQYLEQVEYRLAIVEKEISRLKQQVNPLSSSFPDEKQHVIFPSSRPCRAEDRSESTQPEESLNVEEGSLAGITPDATDGVGTIEFTSGETWAYFGPSSNIAFTKILRRTLDHLLLKTQRARQGVTSSTPGQHAQKHMLAVSRSSSPVIDSFDSRRLEKPSEASRLPPEDEVTRLVRQFFGDTGLLFPYIHEESFWKTFKHYRSIGMRNARYSWLALLNMILALATSTTNAARLGFRDRQAVSEVYYRRAKSLSMTEMMTGANVEAVQGMLLMSQYLQGSQRSVQTWAIHGLAVKAALELGFHSELALQRFDPLEREIRIRTWYACIVLDRTLSMTFGRPPIIPQRYIRTPLSKHFISYSRTLDPSEWSREEESTMFWNATITLYRVTAAVIDDLYESNIGSISAKPLSNTVSTVIRIGQQLADWQASLPLSMQLVEPGEMTNLETKLTLLRLRVILTLRHHNLQILSHRPILDRCLQSLDGSPQSSQEAATLQQAWHLSKTMCLRSAEAIIRLVEACKLANEAKPEFSFLGAWWFSLYFTFNASLTIVAIKLIEESYFSSPFDQAYVGTAARFEDILKSAISCIARLDTQNFTVEKCAKFVATLVFMVQSLQIGVGRDDISCEVGVIPSSAGVLIDENGASQTTHLPPHTGGMDDAFSNLISYLPPNFNDFSINSAPFAMSDLMDDFPTGDLFW
- a CDS encoding Putative rmlC-like cupin domain superfamily, rmlC-like jelly roll, gentisate 1,2-dioxygenase, whose protein sequence is MSSTTVTETSEHTKAVEDETSQMLRAAEISHTKPLWKQMSRLNPALPNPRCIPHLWKYSDIQPTLLQAGHLVTESQAERRVLMLVNPSRDAPFTTDTLYAGLQLVMPNETAKAHRHTAFAMRFIIEGNGGFTAVHGKRIAMNRGDVILTPTWNWHDHGKDGSGPMIWLDGLDLPNFTHFPVHFVEHFSSPRYPADDVDTSQSPIVFPWSRMKASLDSEEGQYVTRRYLRTDGSEVSKVLGGCAARLDAGATSPLVQETASSVYHVVEGSGQTRIGDKVLIWKKGDTFCIPSWYSYQHSADEGLGSPVYLYCFDDTPMLKSLGFYRSADMDVETLVSA
- a CDS encoding Putative major facilitator superfamily, MFS transporter superfamily, with the protein product MRIWILLNVSFYNLLGNAFAAGVPPLFSRIIQELNCTSEEASQLSTYVLLTLGLSNVFALPAASLIGKRYTILASLVLFFVFCLWSAEASTFADLRASRILGGLAGGLVEALGPSFVAESFPEQQLASAMVVYVGLLAAGSAIGPIVAGVVAEGLGDWRWYFRILSAMIFVTFFGSLIMLPETRVDESGEVEVELNTIAEDNPKGQLSSPACTEIETAHGRSGASSRRILLGQQWRLRSFSMAYVDMDWKIAASSVIHPIQLLVAPQVLITTLIFGLTIGWTVLVSILVSVVYSPPPFLWGARAIGLLSVGPLVGLLVGLPVGGALADYLFNRATRRNGGISDPASRLPAVVIGGLISPAGCLVIGYGLQSPDKWAQVSVGYGMVATGLTCSANILLTYAVDTMPPRASQIGVLVNLIKNSVGFGVSYAATSWMAQVGPVAQFGTMAGILWGVYLLVIPLHLFSDTIIRKTSFLA